The Actinomadura sp. WMMB 499 genome includes a window with the following:
- a CDS encoding A/G-specific adenine glycosylase, which yields MTSYTDSIIAWYDANARDLPWRADGATPWGVLVSEIMLQQTPVARVLPVWHAWMERWPTPAALAAEPSGEAVRAWGRLGYPRRALRLHETARAIVERHGGEVPDAHADLLALPGIGGYTAAAVASFAFGQRHAVLDTNVRRVLSRLVSGEEYPPKSQTRAEVRLAESLLPDAAPTAARWAVAVMELGALVCTARSPRCADCPVLDRCRWHLDGRPAHAGPPRRGQTYAGTDRQCRGRLLAVLRDADGPVGKPALDVVWSDAVQRERALDALVADGLVDPLDDGRYALPG from the coding sequence ATGACCTCTTACACCGACTCGATCATCGCCTGGTACGACGCCAACGCCCGCGACCTGCCGTGGCGCGCGGACGGCGCGACGCCGTGGGGCGTGCTGGTCAGCGAGATCATGCTCCAGCAGACGCCGGTCGCCCGGGTCCTGCCGGTCTGGCACGCCTGGATGGAGCGCTGGCCGACGCCCGCCGCGCTCGCCGCCGAACCGTCCGGCGAGGCCGTCCGCGCCTGGGGCCGGCTCGGCTACCCGCGGCGCGCCCTGCGGTTGCACGAGACCGCCCGCGCGATCGTCGAGCGGCACGGCGGCGAGGTCCCCGACGCGCACGCCGACCTGCTCGCCCTCCCCGGCATCGGCGGCTACACCGCCGCGGCCGTCGCCAGCTTCGCGTTCGGGCAGCGGCACGCCGTCCTCGACACCAACGTCCGCCGCGTCCTGTCCCGGCTGGTGTCGGGCGAGGAGTACCCGCCGAAGTCGCAGACCAGGGCCGAGGTGCGGCTCGCCGAGTCGCTGCTGCCGGACGCCGCGCCGACCGCCGCGCGCTGGGCCGTCGCGGTCATGGAGCTCGGCGCCCTCGTCTGCACCGCCCGCTCGCCCCGCTGCGCCGACTGCCCCGTCCTGGACCGCTGCCGCTGGCACCTCGACGGCCGTCCCGCGCACGCGGGCCCGCCCCGCCGCGGCCAGACGTACGCGGGCACCGACCGGCAGTGCCGCGGCCGCCTCCTCGCCGTCCTGCGCGACGCCGACGGCCCGGTCGGGAAGCCGGCGCTGGACGTCGTCTGGTCCGACGCCGTCCAGCGCGAACGGGCCCTCGACGCGCTCGTCGCCGACGGCCTCGTCGACCCCCTCGACGACGGCCGCTACGCCCTCCCCGGCTGA
- a CDS encoding Uma2 family endonuclease gives MTQESVMIADQVPDWLRPPPEGWTADHLDELPPGAPRMEMIDGALIMMSPQTSFHSQVVRRLANALEDAAPADLGVETEMSVKLGERQRPEPDIVIFHVPEEGSRRTFYLPNEVILVVEVVSDESEDRDRDTKRTKYAAAGIEHYWLVEKEHERPVLHTLELDKATGAYVATAIARDRLKADVPFPIDIDLTTLVRHRPAS, from the coding sequence ATGACCCAGGAGAGCGTCATGATCGCGGATCAGGTGCCCGATTGGCTGCGTCCCCCACCTGAAGGTTGGACGGCGGACCATCTGGACGAACTGCCCCCCGGCGCTCCACGCATGGAGATGATCGACGGAGCGCTCATCATGATGTCCCCCCAGACGAGTTTCCACAGCCAGGTCGTCCGCCGCCTGGCCAACGCGCTGGAGGACGCGGCGCCCGCCGACCTGGGCGTGGAGACGGAGATGAGCGTCAAGCTGGGAGAACGTCAACGTCCCGAACCCGACATCGTCATCTTCCACGTGCCCGAAGAAGGGTCGCGACGCACCTTCTATCTCCCGAACGAGGTGATCCTCGTCGTGGAGGTGGTGTCCGACGAATCCGAAGACCGGGACCGCGACACCAAACGCACCAAGTACGCCGCGGCCGGAATCGAGCACTACTGGCTGGTCGAGAAAGAGCACGAGCGGCCGGTCCTCCATACTCTCGAACTCGACAAGGCGACCGGCGCCTACGTCGCCACCGCGATCGCCCGTGACCGCCTCAAGGCCGACGTTCCTTTTCCGATCGACATCGACCTGACGACTCTGGTCAGGCACCGGCCGGCCTCCTGA
- a CDS encoding TetR family transcriptional regulator: MTTRAARGPGRRPGQSETRAAILGAARELFAEKGYDGASLRAIARAADVDPALVHHFFGNKEGVFIEAMRFPVDPSVLLPRILDAPAERRGEAMARVFLSIWEDPERRAPLLAMLRSAMTNERAAALLREFLSSALFARAGEATDVPRLRLQAAAGQMVGMMILRYVVRVEPLASASEDEMVELVAPVLQRYLD; the protein is encoded by the coding sequence GTGACGACGCGCGCGGCGCGCGGGCCCGGCCGGCGGCCGGGGCAGAGCGAGACGCGCGCGGCGATCCTCGGGGCGGCGCGCGAGCTGTTCGCCGAGAAGGGCTACGACGGGGCGTCGCTGCGGGCGATCGCGCGGGCGGCGGACGTCGATCCGGCGCTCGTGCACCACTTCTTCGGCAACAAGGAGGGCGTGTTCATCGAGGCCATGCGCTTCCCGGTGGACCCGTCCGTCCTGCTGCCGCGCATCCTGGACGCGCCCGCCGAGCGGCGCGGCGAGGCGATGGCGCGCGTGTTCCTGAGCATCTGGGAGGACCCCGAGCGCCGCGCGCCCCTGCTGGCGATGCTGCGCTCGGCGATGACGAACGAGCGCGCGGCGGCGCTGCTGCGCGAGTTCCTCAGCAGCGCCCTGTTCGCCCGCGCGGGCGAGGCGACCGACGTCCCGCGGCTGCGGCTGCAGGCGGCGGCCGGGCAGATGGTCGGCATGATGATCCTGCGGTACGTGGTGCGCGTCGAGCCGCTCGCGTCCGCCTCGGAGGACGAGATGGTCGAGCTGGTCGCACCCGTCCTGCAGCGCTATCTGGACTGA
- a CDS encoding sugar phosphate isomerase/epimerase, translating into MTPQHNGAFSPALRVPDAPITLSTASVYPEKVPSAFEIAALLGYDGVEVMVSTDASSQDLNVLRRLSDYHQVPIKSIHAPCLLLTQRVWGREPWGKLVRSKEVAEELGAEVVVVHPPFRWQRDYARDFVGGLARMQDETDVLFAVENMFPLKARGAEAGMYLPDWDPVDQDYPFVTLDLSHTAVSGSDAIDMAGRLGDRLRHIHLADGVGITNKDEHLVPGRGTQPCGPMLETLAETGFGGHIVLEVNTRRASNRAERVEDLAEALAFARLHLAAADRTWEVTSGGEVSRRSTR; encoded by the coding sequence TTGACCCCGCAGCACAACGGCGCCTTCTCTCCGGCACTCCGGGTGCCCGACGCCCCGATCACGCTGTCCACGGCATCGGTCTACCCCGAGAAGGTGCCGAGCGCGTTCGAGATCGCCGCGCTGCTCGGCTACGACGGCGTCGAGGTCATGGTCTCGACGGACGCGTCCTCGCAGGACCTCAACGTCCTGCGCCGCCTCTCCGACTACCACCAGGTCCCGATCAAGTCGATCCACGCGCCCTGCCTGCTGCTCACCCAGCGGGTGTGGGGGCGCGAGCCGTGGGGCAAGCTGGTGCGCTCCAAGGAGGTCGCGGAGGAGCTGGGCGCCGAGGTCGTGGTCGTGCACCCGCCGTTCCGGTGGCAGCGCGACTACGCCCGCGACTTCGTCGGCGGCCTCGCCCGCATGCAGGACGAGACCGACGTCCTGTTCGCGGTGGAGAACATGTTCCCGCTGAAGGCGCGGGGCGCCGAGGCCGGCATGTACCTGCCCGACTGGGATCCGGTCGACCAGGACTACCCGTTCGTCACGCTCGACCTGTCGCACACGGCGGTGTCCGGTTCGGACGCCATCGACATGGCCGGGCGGCTGGGCGACCGGCTGCGGCACATCCACCTCGCGGACGGCGTCGGCATCACGAACAAGGACGAGCACCTCGTCCCGGGACGGGGCACGCAGCCGTGCGGCCCGATGCTGGAGACGCTCGCCGAGACGGGCTTCGGCGGGCACATCGTGCTCGAGGTCAACACGCGCCGCGCGTCCAACCGCGCCGAGCGCGTCGAGGACCTGGCCGAGGCCCTCGCCTTCGCCCGCCTGCACCTCGCCGCCGCCGACCGGACCTGGGAGGTCACCTCCGGCGGTGAGGTCAGCCGCCGGAGCACCCGGTGA
- the disA gene encoding DNA integrity scanning diadenylate cyclase DisA — protein MAPGTQIRDGLERILRGHTGALIVLGYDELVAELCSGGFELDVEFSATRLRELAKMDGAIVLGTGNSRIVRAAVHLVPDSTIPTEESGTRHRTAERVARQTAHPVISVSQSMHIIALYLDGIRYVLEDSAAILSKANQALATLERYKLRLDEVSGTLSALEIEDLVTVRDVSAVVQRLEMVRRIADEIEGYVVELGTDGRLLSLQLDELVSGVDIDRELIVRDYPSDDTRTRGVNAILAALDVLSANELLDLSTVAEVMGFAGPDALDLPVSPKGFRLLAKVPRLPSMVVERLVEHFGGLQKLLAASIDDLQAVGGVGESRARSVREGLSRLAESSILERYV, from the coding sequence GTGGCTCCGGGCACCCAGATCAGGGACGGTCTGGAGCGCATCCTGCGGGGCCACACCGGCGCGCTGATCGTGCTCGGCTACGACGAGCTGGTCGCCGAGCTGTGCTCGGGCGGGTTCGAGCTCGACGTCGAGTTCTCCGCGACGCGGCTGCGCGAGCTGGCGAAGATGGACGGCGCGATCGTCCTCGGCACCGGCAACAGCCGCATCGTGCGCGCCGCCGTGCACCTCGTGCCGGACTCCACGATCCCGACCGAGGAGTCGGGCACCCGGCACCGCACCGCCGAGCGCGTCGCTCGGCAGACCGCGCACCCGGTGATCTCGGTCAGCCAGTCGATGCACATCATCGCGCTGTACCTCGACGGGATCCGCTACGTCCTGGAGGACTCGGCGGCCATCCTGTCCAAGGCCAACCAGGCCCTCGCGACGCTCGAGCGGTACAAGCTGCGGCTCGACGAGGTGTCCGGGACGCTGTCCGCCCTCGAGATCGAGGACCTCGTCACCGTCCGGGACGTCAGCGCGGTCGTGCAGCGCCTCGAGATGGTGCGCCGCATCGCCGACGAGATCGAGGGGTACGTCGTCGAGCTGGGCACCGACGGGCGGCTGCTGTCCCTGCAGCTGGACGAGCTGGTCTCGGGCGTCGACATCGACCGGGAGCTGATCGTCCGGGACTACCCGTCCGACGACACCCGGACCCGCGGCGTCAACGCGATCCTCGCCGCCCTCGACGTCCTGTCGGCCAACGAGCTGCTCGACCTGTCCACGGTCGCCGAGGTGATGGGCTTCGCCGGGCCCGACGCGCTCGACCTGCCCGTCAGCCCGAAGGGGTTCCGGCTGCTCGCGAAGGTCCCGCGGCTGCCGAGCATGGTCGTCGAGCGGCTCGTCGAGCACTTCGGCGGCCTGCAGAAGCTGCTCGCCGCCAGCATCGACGACCTGCAGGCCGTCGGCGGCGTCGGCGAGTCGCGGGCCCGCAGCGTCCGCGAGGGGCTGTCCCGCCTGGCCGAGTCGTCGATCCTGGAACGCTACGTCTGA
- a CDS encoding class I SAM-dependent methyltransferase produces the protein MAEIAPGAVPSPNIWNSPQVYELENRAVDPDGILPAAMRAIRPWTGATVLDLGCGTGYHLPFFAADAARVVGVEPHAALAAAAARRARDAPNVTVRVGTAQALPLPDASVDVVHARWAYFFGPGCEPGLAELDRVVRRGGAIFIIDNDATRSTFGRWFRRGLPKYDPDAVERFWTRRGFAREPLTIRWRFDDRRDLAAVLHIEFPPDLAADALAEHEGLEVDYAVNLWWRCP, from the coding sequence GTGGCCGAGATCGCTCCGGGCGCCGTGCCGAGCCCCAACATCTGGAACTCCCCGCAGGTCTACGAGCTGGAGAACCGCGCCGTCGACCCCGACGGGATCCTGCCCGCGGCGATGCGCGCGATCCGTCCCTGGACGGGCGCGACCGTCCTCGATCTCGGCTGCGGCACCGGCTACCACCTGCCGTTCTTCGCCGCGGACGCCGCGCGCGTCGTCGGGGTCGAACCGCACGCGGCCCTCGCCGCGGCCGCCGCGCGCCGCGCCCGGGACGCGCCGAACGTCACCGTCCGCGTCGGCACCGCCCAGGCCCTCCCGCTCCCGGACGCCTCCGTCGACGTCGTGCACGCGCGGTGGGCCTACTTCTTCGGGCCCGGCTGCGAACCCGGGCTCGCCGAACTGGACCGGGTCGTCCGGCGCGGCGGCGCGATCTTCATCATCGACAACGACGCGACCCGCTCCACGTTCGGCCGCTGGTTCCGGCGCGGCCTGCCGAAGTACGACCCGGACGCCGTCGAGCGGTTCTGGACGCGCCGCGGGTTCGCCCGCGAGCCGCTGACGATCCGCTGGCGCTTCGACGACCGCCGCGACCTCGCCGCCGTCCTGCACATCGAGTTCCCGCCGGACCTCGCCGCCGACGCGCTGGCCGAGCACGAGGGGCTCGAAGTCGACTACGCCGTCAATCTATGGTGGCGTTGCCCGTGA
- a CDS encoding alpha/beta fold hydrolase, with protein sequence MGRVATTSRTILTATALGAAGAGAGLAAQRRAVRRLQLRPDPHAGEPFGSLRGRPVPVRADDGTRLYAEVDGGDRTDLAVVFSHGWTLTQDSWHFQRKALRGLGRLVFWDQRGHGRSDGGARDRHTFDQLAADLGAVIDATVPADTPVVLVGHSMGGMTTMRFADANPDLIGRKVVATGLLCTSSGGLGQVTLGLPAFVARTTQRVLPRALHAAGAGSAAIERVRHLGRAASMLVEDLLAFGPDASPAAVAFGEQMMADTRMDALADFLRAMITAEIISDCGRLGAADTLVIGGENDMLTPVEHSLKIADCVPNARLEVVPTAGHMAMLERPAIVADHLADLIERARKTA encoded by the coding sequence ATGGGCCGAGTCGCCACGACGAGCCGCACCATCCTGACCGCCACCGCGCTCGGCGCGGCCGGCGCCGGCGCCGGGCTGGCCGCGCAGCGCCGCGCCGTCCGCCGCCTCCAGCTGCGTCCCGACCCGCACGCCGGCGAACCCTTCGGCTCCCTGCGCGGCCGCCCGGTCCCCGTCCGCGCCGACGACGGCACCCGCCTCTACGCCGAGGTCGACGGCGGCGACCGCACCGACCTCGCCGTCGTGTTCTCCCACGGCTGGACCCTCACCCAGGACTCCTGGCACTTCCAGCGCAAGGCCCTGCGCGGCCTCGGCCGGCTCGTCTTCTGGGACCAGCGCGGCCACGGCCGCTCCGACGGCGGCGCCCGCGACCGCCACACCTTCGACCAGCTCGCCGCCGACCTCGGCGCCGTCATCGACGCGACCGTCCCCGCCGACACCCCCGTCGTCCTCGTCGGCCACTCCATGGGCGGCATGACCACGATGCGGTTCGCCGACGCGAACCCCGACCTCATCGGCCGCAAGGTCGTCGCCACCGGCCTGCTGTGCACGTCCTCCGGCGGCCTCGGCCAGGTCACCCTCGGGCTGCCCGCGTTCGTCGCCCGCACCACCCAGCGCGTCCTGCCCCGCGCCCTGCACGCCGCCGGCGCCGGCTCCGCCGCCATCGAGCGCGTCCGCCACCTCGGCCGCGCCGCGTCCATGCTCGTCGAGGACCTCCTCGCCTTCGGCCCCGACGCCTCCCCCGCCGCCGTCGCCTTCGGCGAGCAGATGATGGCCGACACCCGCATGGACGCCCTCGCCGACTTCCTCCGCGCCATGATCACCGCCGAGATCATCAGCGACTGCGGCCGCCTCGGCGCCGCCGACACCCTCGTCATCGGCGGCGAGAACGACATGCTCACCCCGGTCGAGCACAGCCTCAAGATCGCCGACTGCGTCCCGAACGCCCGCCTCGAGGTCGTCCCCACCGCCGGCCACATGGCCATGCTCGAACGCCCCGCCATCGTCGCCGACCACCTCGCCGACCTCATCGAGCGCGCCCGAAAGACCGCCTGA
- the radA gene encoding DNA repair protein RadA, giving the protein MAKAKAAKAAYRCSECGWQTSKWVGRCGECQTWGTVIEGASATPARVVSAGPVSTPARPIGQVDVRSARSRPTGLDELDRVLGGGIVPGAVLLLAGEPGIGKSTLLLEVAALASEKGDDGETKRVLYVTGEESAEQVRLRADRVGAITDELYLAAETELSAVLGHVDAVEPTLMVVDSIQTIGTSEVDGAPGGVTQIREVAANLIRVAKERGITVVLVGHVTKEGAIAGPRLLEHLVDVVLYFEGDRHSRLRMIRAVKNRYGPTDELGCFDLSEVGIVGLPDPSGLFLTRREEPVPGTCVTVTLEGRRPLVAEVQALVAKSHLPAPRRATSGLDTSRVAMVLAVLAQRCKISMHEQDVYVSTVGGVRLSETSVDLALALSVAGSTVEQSLSSSLIALGEVGLAGEARVVPGVQRRLAEAARLGFKHAVVPRGSLELADGSPLKKADPQLSSYEGMKVMEVDSLQQALQVAFTAP; this is encoded by the coding sequence ATGGCTAAGGCGAAGGCGGCCAAGGCGGCCTACCGGTGCTCGGAGTGCGGGTGGCAGACGTCCAAGTGGGTCGGGCGGTGCGGGGAGTGCCAGACCTGGGGGACGGTCATCGAGGGGGCCTCGGCGACGCCCGCGCGGGTGGTGAGCGCCGGGCCGGTCAGCACGCCCGCGCGGCCGATCGGGCAGGTCGACGTGCGGTCCGCGCGGTCCCGGCCCACCGGGCTGGACGAACTCGACCGGGTGCTCGGCGGCGGCATCGTCCCCGGGGCGGTGCTGCTGCTCGCGGGCGAGCCGGGGATCGGCAAGTCGACGCTGCTGCTGGAGGTCGCGGCCCTCGCGTCCGAGAAGGGCGATGACGGGGAGACCAAGCGCGTCCTGTACGTGACGGGCGAGGAATCGGCCGAGCAGGTGCGGCTGCGGGCCGACCGGGTGGGTGCGATCACCGACGAGCTGTACCTCGCGGCGGAGACGGAGCTGTCGGCGGTGCTCGGGCACGTCGACGCGGTGGAGCCCACGCTGATGGTCGTGGACTCGATCCAGACGATCGGGACGTCGGAGGTGGACGGGGCGCCCGGCGGCGTCACGCAGATCCGGGAGGTCGCGGCGAACCTCATCCGGGTCGCGAAGGAGCGGGGCATCACGGTCGTGCTCGTCGGGCACGTCACGAAGGAGGGGGCGATCGCGGGCCCCCGGCTGCTCGAGCATCTCGTGGACGTCGTCCTGTACTTCGAGGGCGACCGGCACTCGCGGCTGCGGATGATCCGGGCGGTCAAGAACCGGTACGGGCCCACGGACGAGCTGGGCTGCTTCGACCTGTCGGAGGTCGGCATCGTCGGGCTGCCCGACCCGAGCGGGCTGTTCCTCACCCGGCGCGAGGAGCCGGTCCCGGGGACGTGCGTCACCGTGACGCTGGAGGGCCGGCGACCGCTCGTCGCCGAAGTGCAGGCGCTCGTGGCGAAGTCGCACCTGCCGGCGCCGCGCCGCGCGACCTCGGGGCTCGACACGTCGCGGGTGGCGATGGTGCTGGCCGTCCTCGCGCAGCGCTGCAAGATCTCGATGCACGAGCAGGACGTCTACGTGTCGACGGTCGGCGGCGTGCGGCTCTCCGAGACGTCGGTGGACCTCGCGCTGGCGCTGTCCGTCGCGGGCTCGACCGTCGAGCAGTCGCTGTCGAGCAGCCTGATCGCGCTCGGGGAGGTCGGGCTGGCCGGGGAGGCGCGGGTGGTGCCGGGCGTCCAGCGGCGGCTCGCGGAGGCCGCGCGGCTCGGGTTCAAGCACGCGGTGGTGCCGCGCGGATCGCTGGAACTGGCCGACGGGTCCCCGTTGAAGAAAGCCGACCCGCAGCTTTCCAGCTACGAGGGGATGAAAGTGATGGAGGTCGACAGCCTGCAGCAGGCTTTGCAAGTCGCCTTTACCGCGCCGTGA
- the add gene encoding adenosine deaminase yields the protein MRDLLSLPKAHLHVHLESTVRWDTLREIGAANGVRVPDRVGAFGGFDAFFAQNDLVRACLRRPDDFRRIAYEFCADEAAQGTRYAEPSFTAAAHGERLGDLGMPLAAVLEGLDAGREAFGVECRLLLDHSRRRPVERARRTLDLARRHDGVVAIGLAGDESHPGDPFAGVFAAACDAGLHVVHHAGEGEGPASIRQALGPGRTERLGHGIRVLEDPDLVAEVRERRVPLEVCPSSNVALGFAPSLAEHPLPALRAAGLLVTLNTDIPALIGTPLAAEYAHVRDAFGYDDAVLAELARTGVDASFAPSATKARLHAEIDAWLAAP from the coding sequence GTGCGCGATCTGCTGTCCCTGCCGAAGGCCCACCTGCACGTCCACCTGGAGAGCACCGTCCGGTGGGACACCCTCCGCGAGATCGGCGCCGCCAACGGCGTCCGGGTGCCCGACCGCGTGGGCGCGTTCGGCGGGTTCGACGCGTTCTTCGCGCAGAACGACCTCGTCCGCGCGTGCCTGCGGCGCCCGGACGACTTCCGCCGCATCGCCTACGAGTTCTGCGCCGACGAGGCCGCGCAGGGCACCCGCTACGCCGAGCCGTCGTTCACGGCCGCCGCGCACGGCGAGCGCCTCGGCGATCTCGGCATGCCGCTGGCGGCCGTCCTCGAGGGCCTCGACGCGGGACGCGAGGCGTTCGGCGTCGAGTGCCGGCTGCTGCTCGACCACTCGCGGCGCCGGCCCGTCGAGCGCGCCCGGCGCACCCTCGACCTGGCCCGGCGCCACGACGGCGTCGTCGCGATCGGCCTCGCGGGCGACGAGTCCCACCCGGGCGACCCGTTCGCCGGCGTCTTCGCCGCGGCGTGCGACGCCGGGCTCCACGTCGTCCACCACGCGGGCGAGGGCGAGGGGCCCGCGAGCATCCGGCAGGCGCTCGGCCCGGGACGCACCGAACGGCTCGGGCACGGCATCCGCGTCCTCGAGGACCCCGACCTCGTCGCCGAGGTCCGCGAGCGCCGCGTGCCGCTGGAGGTGTGCCCGTCGTCCAACGTCGCGCTCGGCTTCGCCCCGTCCCTCGCCGAGCACCCGCTGCCCGCGCTGCGCGCCGCCGGTCTCCTCGTCACGCTCAACACCGACATCCCCGCCCTGATCGGGACGCCGCTGGCCGCCGAGTACGCGCACGTCCGCGACGCCTTCGGCTACGACGACGCCGTCCTCGCCGAGCTCGCCCGCACCGGCGTCGACGCCTCCTTCGCGCCGTCCGCGACCAAGGCCCGGCTGCACGCCGAGATCGACGCCTGGCTGGCCGCCCCCTGA
- a CDS encoding alpha/beta hydrolase: MLRKNRRVRWAAGAAAGLVLAGGGVPLAGRPAEAAPAPPVPHVPPPITWTACGDDGNARCGTLTLPVDRDEPDGATFGLAVARRPALDPGARIGTLVFGPGGPGDSGVHQILEGDRFSDALRRHFDIVSFDPRGVGGSAPITCARDLVRAQPSPVMADQDDFDATVAHNERLRADCAERTGPIYGNADTLSTVRDLDALREALGESRLTFHGSSYGTLLGEQYAETYPHRVRAMVLESVVDHSRRGAGAFLTSQAAAAQDSFDEFVEWCDRTDACALHGRDVRAVWQGLLDRARRGDLPGMSEVSLVEEAYSAFYGPRWAELARTLAALDAGDPPPATSTPRTAEPTAGPSDEATVQDPFLGVFCSDWSLPVRDHRHWSRLMRRVERVAPDMTYTRPVRAAAGCIGAPRPVANPQHRLDVRGLRTPILLSNARHDPASGHNWATNVARQLGREGVLLTYEGAGHGSYNRSDCMRRTIDRYLIDLDVPARGTTCPPVPAGSAA, from the coding sequence ATGCTGCGCAAGAACAGGCGGGTCCGGTGGGCCGCCGGTGCCGCCGCGGGTCTCGTGCTCGCCGGCGGGGGCGTCCCCCTCGCGGGCCGCCCGGCCGAGGCCGCGCCCGCCCCGCCCGTCCCGCACGTCCCGCCACCGATCACCTGGACGGCGTGCGGCGACGACGGGAACGCCCGTTGCGGCACGCTCACGCTGCCCGTCGACCGGGACGAACCGGACGGCGCGACGTTCGGCCTCGCCGTCGCGCGCCGTCCGGCGCTCGACCCGGGCGCCCGCATCGGCACGCTCGTCTTCGGGCCCGGCGGGCCCGGCGACTCGGGCGTCCACCAGATCCTCGAGGGCGACCGGTTCAGCGACGCGCTGCGGCGGCACTTCGACATCGTCAGCTTCGATCCGCGCGGGGTGGGCGGCAGCGCCCCTATCACCTGCGCGCGCGACCTCGTGCGGGCGCAGCCGTCGCCGGTCATGGCGGACCAGGACGACTTCGACGCGACCGTCGCCCACAACGAGCGCCTCCGCGCGGACTGCGCCGAGCGCACCGGCCCGATCTACGGGAACGCCGACACGCTGAGCACCGTCAGGGACCTGGACGCGCTGCGCGAGGCGCTCGGCGAGTCCCGGCTGACGTTCCACGGCAGCTCGTACGGCACGCTCCTCGGCGAGCAGTACGCCGAGACGTACCCGCACCGGGTCCGCGCGATGGTGCTGGAGAGCGTCGTCGACCACAGCCGCCGCGGCGCCGGCGCGTTCCTGACGTCCCAGGCCGCCGCCGCGCAGGACTCGTTCGACGAGTTCGTCGAGTGGTGCGACCGGACGGACGCGTGCGCCCTGCACGGCCGGGACGTCCGCGCCGTCTGGCAGGGGCTGCTGGACCGCGCGCGCCGGGGCGACCTGCCGGGAATGTCGGAAGTCTCCCTCGTCGAGGAGGCCTACAGCGCGTTCTACGGCCCCCGCTGGGCCGAACTCGCGCGGACCCTCGCCGCCCTCGACGCGGGCGACCCGCCGCCCGCGACCTCCACCCCCCGCACCGCCGAACCGACGGCCGGCCCGTCCGACGAAGCCACCGTCCAGGACCCGTTCCTCGGCGTCTTCTGCTCGGACTGGAGCCTCCCGGTGCGCGACCACCGGCACTGGTCGCGGCTGATGCGCCGCGTCGAACGGGTCGCGCCGGACATGACGTACACGCGCCCCGTCCGCGCCGCCGCCGGGTGCATCGGCGCCCCGCGGCCGGTGGCGAACCCGCAGCACCGGCTGGACGTGCGCGGCCTGCGAACGCCGATCCTGCTGTCGAACGCCCGGCACGACCCCGCGTCCGGCCACAACTGGGCGACGAACGTGGCGCGGCAGCTCGGCCGCGAGGGCGTCCTGCTCACCTACGAGGGCGCCGGGCACGGCAGCTACAACCGGAGCGACTGCATGCGGCGGACGATCGACCGCTACCTCATCGACCTGGACGTTCCGGCACGCGGCACGACCTGTCCACCCGTCCCGGCGGGCTCGGCGGCCTGA